The nucleotide sequence GGGGCGCAGGCGGCGACGACGGTCTTTCATCCGTTGGTGGTGCGCGGAGGCTGCACGCTGGCGGGGGTGGAGTTGGTGACGGGCCGCAAGCACCAGATCCGGGCGCATGCCGCCTGGCTCGGCCATCGAGTGGTGGGGGACAAGCTCTACGGGCCGGATCCGCGGCTCTACCTGGAGTTCGCCGAGCAGGGCTGGACCGCGCGGCATTCGGCGCTGCTGCGATTCACGCGTCAGGCGTTGCATTGCGCGGCGATCGACCTGCGGCCGGCGCGGATGGATTACCTGCTGCGGGCGCCCTGGCCGGCGGACCTGGCGCGGTTTGCGGCGCGGGAGATGAGCCTGCCGGCGGTGGAGGCGGAGGCACTGATCGACGCGTTTATCGCGGAAAAGCTGCCCGCGCCGCCCGCAGGACAGCCGATAGAGTGGTGAGGCGCTCCGCGAACGGCCGGGCGGAGGGCGTCTCGAGCGTGTAGTGCAACGGCCCGTGGTGATGCCGCAGGTAGATGGCCTCGGGCCAGGTATCGCGCAGGAGCGGATCGTTGATGGGCCGGATGATGCCGGGCTCGGCGGCCTCCCGCCCATCAATCACGGCGGCCGACTCGATCGGGCCGTGGAGCCGGGCGGTCTCGATCATGACCGGGGCGAGGGACGGCTGGTTGAGGGCATTGAGTTCGTAGAGGTAGAAACCCTGCGCCTCCCAATCCTCGTGCAGGCAAATCACGAGGTCGAACTCGGGTTGGCGCTGTAACCAGCCGACATGGGCGCGGACCTCGGGGGACTGAGGTTCCTTGTAATCGCGGTTCAGGTCGGTGCCGGCGGCGTTCTCGCGGGTCTGCCGGAGGAATCCGGTGGGGTTGATGAGCGGGCACACGAACCAGGTGGCCGTGTCGTCGAAGAAGCCTGCTTCCATCAGGCTCAGCAAGGCCCAGGGCGG is from Lacunisphaera limnophila and encodes:
- a CDS encoding RluA family pseudouridine synthase; its protein translation is MTHADEPLPPTIPPLVNPADLPGWVLLSDERLLVLDKPGWLVVHPSKNGPWSSLAGAVREGLGIETIRFVYRLDRETSGVVLLAKDEATGRRLGKAVLARRIGKAYVTILEGELPGPVTVDQWLGPDLTAGVSVKQQVVPAGTAGAQAATTVFHPLVVRGGCTLAGVELVTGRKHQIRAHAAWLGHRVVGDKLYGPDPRLYLEFAEQGWTARHSALLRFTRQALHCAAIDLRPARMDYLLRAPWPADLARFAAREMSLPAVEAEALIDAFIAEKLPAPPAGQPIEW
- a CDS encoding M14 family metallopeptidase, with amino-acid sequence MAPPLPLDPTVFTPRFAAAARRAGFEATTFGEIDGHPLIAYTKHTAATRPRIYVSAGIHGDEPAPPWALLSLMEAGFFDDTATWFVCPLINPTGFLRQTRENAAGTDLNRDYKEPQSPEVRAHVGWLQRQPEFDLVICLHEDWEAQGFYLYELNALNQPSLAPVMIETARLHGPIESAAVIDGREAAEPGIIRPINDPLLRDTWPEAIYLRHHHGPLHYTLETPSARPFAERLTTLSAVLRAARAAFPR